From the genome of Malus domestica chromosome 04, GDT2T_hap1, one region includes:
- the LOC103408632 gene encoding receptor-like protein 54 isoform X3: protein MLSTLDLFECNFTGSIPKSIGNLTKLVYLDLSSNMFNGPISSIHWENLINLVNLRLYDNQLLGSIPSSLFSLPLLQGLQLSNNNFSGQLPEIFNVSSSLVTFIDLSFNYLEGPVPVSIFNFRALQTLTLSSNNFSAFPFNGPHQLPYLTEIHLSHNSLLVLYNGSNSSYSSFPRIANFSLDSNKLRTFPVFLRNQTYLKKLDLSENQIEGQLPNWIWKLDSLDYLDVSYNALESLEGPFVNSTSPVSRLDLHSNQLKGPISFVPPNVDYLVYSDNHFSSSIPLSICNASGLIVLDLSNNSLSGEIPQCLAAMSTLMTLNVRKNNITGMISNLEFPESLEALDLSQNQIEGPFPKSLARCTSLIFLNLAENQITDTFPCLLKNISTLIVLALRSNNFYGGIGCPAVKTNATWPVLQILDLAYNNFNGEVPGFSLTTWQAMKDSRDVGFPSTVRASRIPYKRREYSYQHSRFPYNGRGYSSKRSSIPYERSGYSSKYSRIRSEYSCTCAKDTSPDDKTVVITYGPAISYEPGITITSKGLKTDLAKILSVLTLIDFSCNNFSGSIPKEMGALKSLYFLNLSSNAFTGEIPSSFGNMRQLESLDLSQNKLSGQIPQQLANLSFLAVLNLSNNQLVGKIPAGTQISTFPNYSFTGNKGLWGPPLTVDYKAGLLPPPTLNGSHPNSTDEIDWDLISVEIGFVFGFAVAVGSLVFFKRWSKWYYRSMYKIIVRILPQLEERIGPHRRHVHINQRWRR from the coding sequence ATGTTGTCCACACTAGACCTTTTCGAATGCAATTTCACTGGATCAATCCCAAAGTCAATCGGAAACCTAACGAAATTGGTTTATTTGGACCTGTCATCAAACATGTTTAATGGTCCAATTAGTTCTATTCACTGGGAAAACCTTATTAATCTGGTAAATCTCCGGTTGTACGACAATCAACTATTGGGGAGCATTCCGTCATCTCTGTTTTCTCTTCCCTTGTTGCAGGGCTTGCAACTTTCCAATAATAATTTCTCTGGGCAACTCCCTGAAATTTTTAACGTCTCTTCTAGTTTAGTTACTTTCATTGATTTGAGTTTCAACTATTTGGAAGGACCAGTACCCGTGTCTATCTTTAATTTTCGAGCGCTTCAAACCCTCACTCTTTCTTCAAATAATTTCAGTGCCTTTCCTTTTAATGGTCCTCATCAGCTGCCGTATCTGACGGAGATTCATCTTTCGCACAATAGCTTGCTGGTTTTATACAATGGCAGCAATTCCTCGTACTCTTCATTTCCTCGAATTGCTAATTTCAGTTTAGATTCCAACAAGTTGAGAACATTCCCAGTTTTCTTGAGAAATCAAACCTATTTAAAAAAGTTGGACCTTTCGGAAAACCAAATTGAAGGCCAGCTACCCAATTGGATATGGAAGCTTGATTCTCTTGATTACCTAGATGTTTCTTATAATGCCTTGGAAAGTCTCGAAGGTCCTTTCGTCAACTCCACATCTCCTGTGTCTAGGCTTGACCTTCATTCAAACCAGCTTAAGGGGCCAATTTCATTTGTCCCACCAAATGTCGATTATCTGGTTTACTCGGACAATCATTTCAGTTCTAGTATTCCATTATCAATATGCAATGCAAGTGGTCTTATCGTTCTTGATTTGTCCAATAATTCTCTGAGTGGTGAGATTCCTCAGTGCTTGGCTGCAATGAGCACACTCATGACACTCAATGTCAGGAAAAACAACATTACTGGAATGATTTCTAATCTTGAATTTCCTGAGTCATTAGAAGCTCTAGACCTCAGCCAAAATCAGATTGAAGGTCCATTTCCAAAGTCTCTAGCCAGGTGCAcaagtttaatatttttaaacctTGCAGAGAATCAGATAACAGACACCTTCCCATGCTTGTTGAAGAACATCTCCACCTTGATCGTTCTTGCTTTGCGGTCCAACAATTTCTATGGAGGCATTGGATGTCCAGCAGTGAAGACCAATGCCACCTGGCCGGTTCTTCAAATCCTAGACTTAGCTTACAACAATTTCAATGGTGAAGTACCAGGATTCTCTCTGACAACATGGCAAGCAATGAAGGATAGCAGAGATGTTGGTTTCCCGTCGACAGTCAGGGCTTCTAGAATCCCTTATAAAAGAAGGGAATATTCTTATCAGCATTCTAGATTCCCTTATAATGGAAGGGGATATTCTTCTAAGCGTTCTAGCATCCCTTATGAAAGAAGCGGATATTCTTCTAAGTATTCTAGAATCCGAAGCGAATATTCTTGCACGTGTGCTAAGGATACATCCCCTGATGACAAAACGGTTGTAATTACTTATGGGCCTGCTATTTCTTATGAGCCTGGTATAACGATTACAAGCAAAGGTTTAAAGACGGATCTGGCAAAGATTCTATCTGTCTTGACCTTGATTGACTTCTCATGCAACAATTTCAGTGGGTCAATTCCCAAGGAAATGGGAGCTTTGAAATCTTTATATTTTCTCAACTTGTCGAGCAACGCTTTCACAGGTGAAATCCCATCGTCATTTGGTAACATGCGACAACTCGAGTCCTTGGACCTGTCACAGAACAAGTTGAGCGGGCAAATCCCACAACAGCTGGCAAACCTTAGTTTCCTTGCAGTCCTGAATCTCTCGAATAATCAACTTGTCGGCAAGATCCCAGCTGGTACTCAAATTTCAACATTTCCAAACTACTCATTTACAGGGAACAAAGGATTATGGGGGCCTCCGCTAACGGTGGATTATAAAGCAGGACTGTTACCACCACCAACATTAAATGGAAGCCATCCAAATTCTACAGATGAGATTGATTGGGATCTTATTAGCGTCGAAATTGGATTTGTATTTGGCTTTGCAGTTGCTGTTGGGTCACTTGTGTTTTTCAAGAGATGGAGTAAATGGTATTACAGGTCTATGTATAAAATCATTGTGAGGATACTCCCTCAGCTTGAAGAAAGAATTGGTCCTCATCGAAGACATGTTCACATAAATCAGAGGTGGAGACGTTGA
- the LOC103408632 gene encoding receptor-like protein 33 isoform X1, which produces MKTLQSFVLLLFFTICHNVTTGVYSQCLKDQQLSLLHLKKNLSIGYSPVSSKFVSWDSSTDCCSWLGVTCSSNGRVVGLDISSQHISGPILEFFSNFSNLTVLNLDRNNISGPIPEFFSNFSNLTVLKLDGNNISAPVPGFFAKFSKLTTLSLRDCGLRGTFPKQIFQVPTLQTLDLSLNPELHGSLPEFPKNGSLRSLILSQTNFSGLLHDSIGNLNMLSTLDLFECNFTGSIPKSIGNLTKLVYLDLSSNMFNGPISSIHWENLINLVNLRLYDNQLLGSIPSSLFSLPLLQGLQLSNNNFSGQLPEIFNVSSSLVTFIDLSFNYLEGPVPVSIFNFRALQTLTLSSNNFSAFPFNGPHQLPYLTEIHLSHNSLLVLYNGSNSSYSSFPRIANFSLDSNKLRTFPVFLRNQTYLKKLDLSENQIEGQLPNWIWKLDSLDYLDVSYNALESLEGPFVNSTSPVSRLDLHSNQLKGPISFVPPNVDYLVYSDNHFSSSIPLSICNASGLIVLDLSNNSLSGEIPQCLAAMSTLMTLNVRKNNITGMISNLEFPESLEALDLSQNQIEGPFPKSLARCTSLIFLNLAENQITDTFPCLLKNISTLIVLALRSNNFYGGIGCPAVKTNATWPVLQILDLAYNNFNGEVPGFSLTTWQAMKDSRDVGFPSTVRASRIPYKRREYSYQHSRFPYNGRGYSSKRSSIPYERSGYSSKYSRIRSEYSCTCAKDTSPDDKTVVITYGPAISYEPGITITSKGLKTDLAKILSVLTLIDFSCNNFSGSIPKEMGALKSLYFLNLSSNAFTGEIPSSFGNMRQLESLDLSQNKLSGQIPQQLANLSFLAVLNLSNNQLVGKIPAGTQISTFPNYSFTGNKGLWGPPLTVDYKAGLLPPPTLNGSHPNSTDEIDWDLISVEIGFVFGFAVAVGSLVFFKRWSKWYYRSMYKIIVRILPQLEERIGPHRRHVHINQRWRR; this is translated from the coding sequence ATGAAAACTTTACAATCTTTTGTCCTCCTGTTGTTCTTCACTATCTGTCATAATGTCACAACTGGAGTCTACAGCCAGTGTCTCAAAGACCAGCAACTGTCATTGCTCCATTTGAAGAAAAACCTCTCAATCGGATATTCTCCGGTTTCTTCCAAGTTTGTATCGTGGGATTCAAGTACAGACTGTTGTTCTTGGCTCGGTGTTACTTGCAGTAGCAACGGGCGTGTTGTTGGTCTTGACATTAGCAGCCAACACATCTCCGGTCCGATTCTAGAATTCTTTTCCAACTTTTCAAACCTGACGGTGTTGAACTTGGACAGAAACAATATCTCCGGTCCAATTCCAGAATTCTTTTCCAACTTTTCAAACCTAACGGTGTTGAAATTGGACGGAAACAATATCTCTGCTCCGGTTCCAGGGTTCTTTGCCAAGTTTTCAAAGTTGACTACCTTGAGTCTACGTGATTGTGGGTTACGTGGAACATTTCCGAAGCAGATCTTTCAGGTACCTACTCTACAAACTCTTGACCTTTCCCTTAATCCGGAACTTCATGGTTCCTTGCCAGAATTTCCCAAGAATGGATCTCTTCGATCCCTGATTTTAAGCCAGACAAACTTTTCAGGGTTATTGCATGACTCTATTGGCAACCTCAACATGTTGTCCACACTAGACCTTTTCGAATGCAATTTCACTGGATCAATCCCAAAGTCAATCGGAAACCTAACGAAATTGGTTTATTTGGACCTGTCATCAAACATGTTTAATGGTCCAATTAGTTCTATTCACTGGGAAAACCTTATTAATCTGGTAAATCTCCGGTTGTACGACAATCAACTATTGGGGAGCATTCCGTCATCTCTGTTTTCTCTTCCCTTGTTGCAGGGCTTGCAACTTTCCAATAATAATTTCTCTGGGCAACTCCCTGAAATTTTTAACGTCTCTTCTAGTTTAGTTACTTTCATTGATTTGAGTTTCAACTATTTGGAAGGACCAGTACCCGTGTCTATCTTTAATTTTCGAGCGCTTCAAACCCTCACTCTTTCTTCAAATAATTTCAGTGCCTTTCCTTTTAATGGTCCTCATCAGCTGCCGTATCTGACGGAGATTCATCTTTCGCACAATAGCTTGCTGGTTTTATACAATGGCAGCAATTCCTCGTACTCTTCATTTCCTCGAATTGCTAATTTCAGTTTAGATTCCAACAAGTTGAGAACATTCCCAGTTTTCTTGAGAAATCAAACCTATTTAAAAAAGTTGGACCTTTCGGAAAACCAAATTGAAGGCCAGCTACCCAATTGGATATGGAAGCTTGATTCTCTTGATTACCTAGATGTTTCTTATAATGCCTTGGAAAGTCTCGAAGGTCCTTTCGTCAACTCCACATCTCCTGTGTCTAGGCTTGACCTTCATTCAAACCAGCTTAAGGGGCCAATTTCATTTGTCCCACCAAATGTCGATTATCTGGTTTACTCGGACAATCATTTCAGTTCTAGTATTCCATTATCAATATGCAATGCAAGTGGTCTTATCGTTCTTGATTTGTCCAATAATTCTCTGAGTGGTGAGATTCCTCAGTGCTTGGCTGCAATGAGCACACTCATGACACTCAATGTCAGGAAAAACAACATTACTGGAATGATTTCTAATCTTGAATTTCCTGAGTCATTAGAAGCTCTAGACCTCAGCCAAAATCAGATTGAAGGTCCATTTCCAAAGTCTCTAGCCAGGTGCAcaagtttaatatttttaaacctTGCAGAGAATCAGATAACAGACACCTTCCCATGCTTGTTGAAGAACATCTCCACCTTGATCGTTCTTGCTTTGCGGTCCAACAATTTCTATGGAGGCATTGGATGTCCAGCAGTGAAGACCAATGCCACCTGGCCGGTTCTTCAAATCCTAGACTTAGCTTACAACAATTTCAATGGTGAAGTACCAGGATTCTCTCTGACAACATGGCAAGCAATGAAGGATAGCAGAGATGTTGGTTTCCCGTCGACAGTCAGGGCTTCTAGAATCCCTTATAAAAGAAGGGAATATTCTTATCAGCATTCTAGATTCCCTTATAATGGAAGGGGATATTCTTCTAAGCGTTCTAGCATCCCTTATGAAAGAAGCGGATATTCTTCTAAGTATTCTAGAATCCGAAGCGAATATTCTTGCACGTGTGCTAAGGATACATCCCCTGATGACAAAACGGTTGTAATTACTTATGGGCCTGCTATTTCTTATGAGCCTGGTATAACGATTACAAGCAAAGGTTTAAAGACGGATCTGGCAAAGATTCTATCTGTCTTGACCTTGATTGACTTCTCATGCAACAATTTCAGTGGGTCAATTCCCAAGGAAATGGGAGCTTTGAAATCTTTATATTTTCTCAACTTGTCGAGCAACGCTTTCACAGGTGAAATCCCATCGTCATTTGGTAACATGCGACAACTCGAGTCCTTGGACCTGTCACAGAACAAGTTGAGCGGGCAAATCCCACAACAGCTGGCAAACCTTAGTTTCCTTGCAGTCCTGAATCTCTCGAATAATCAACTTGTCGGCAAGATCCCAGCTGGTACTCAAATTTCAACATTTCCAAACTACTCATTTACAGGGAACAAAGGATTATGGGGGCCTCCGCTAACGGTGGATTATAAAGCAGGACTGTTACCACCACCAACATTAAATGGAAGCCATCCAAATTCTACAGATGAGATTGATTGGGATCTTATTAGCGTCGAAATTGGATTTGTATTTGGCTTTGCAGTTGCTGTTGGGTCACTTGTGTTTTTCAAGAGATGGAGTAAATGGTATTACAGGTCTATGTATAAAATCATTGTGAGGATACTCCCTCAGCTTGAAGAAAGAATTGGTCCTCATCGAAGACATGTTCACATAAATCAGAGGTGGAGACGTTGA
- the LOC103408632 gene encoding receptor-like protein 33 isoform X2, translating into MKTLQSFVLLLFFTICHNVTTGVYSQCLKDQQLSLLHLKKNLSIGYSPVSSKFVSWDSSTDCCSWLGVTCSSNGRVVGLDISSQHISGPILEFFSNFSNLTVLNLDRNNISGPIPEFFSNFSNLTVLKLDGNNISAPVPGFFAKFSKLTTLSLRDCGLRGTFPKQIFQTNFSGLLHDSIGNLNMLSTLDLFECNFTGSIPKSIGNLTKLVYLDLSSNMFNGPISSIHWENLINLVNLRLYDNQLLGSIPSSLFSLPLLQGLQLSNNNFSGQLPEIFNVSSSLVTFIDLSFNYLEGPVPVSIFNFRALQTLTLSSNNFSAFPFNGPHQLPYLTEIHLSHNSLLVLYNGSNSSYSSFPRIANFSLDSNKLRTFPVFLRNQTYLKKLDLSENQIEGQLPNWIWKLDSLDYLDVSYNALESLEGPFVNSTSPVSRLDLHSNQLKGPISFVPPNVDYLVYSDNHFSSSIPLSICNASGLIVLDLSNNSLSGEIPQCLAAMSTLMTLNVRKNNITGMISNLEFPESLEALDLSQNQIEGPFPKSLARCTSLIFLNLAENQITDTFPCLLKNISTLIVLALRSNNFYGGIGCPAVKTNATWPVLQILDLAYNNFNGEVPGFSLTTWQAMKDSRDVGFPSTVRASRIPYKRREYSYQHSRFPYNGRGYSSKRSSIPYERSGYSSKYSRIRSEYSCTCAKDTSPDDKTVVITYGPAISYEPGITITSKGLKTDLAKILSVLTLIDFSCNNFSGSIPKEMGALKSLYFLNLSSNAFTGEIPSSFGNMRQLESLDLSQNKLSGQIPQQLANLSFLAVLNLSNNQLVGKIPAGTQISTFPNYSFTGNKGLWGPPLTVDYKAGLLPPPTLNGSHPNSTDEIDWDLISVEIGFVFGFAVAVGSLVFFKRWSKWYYRSMYKIIVRILPQLEERIGPHRRHVHINQRWRR; encoded by the exons ATGAAAACTTTACAATCTTTTGTCCTCCTGTTGTTCTTCACTATCTGTCATAATGTCACAACTGGAGTCTACAGCCAGTGTCTCAAAGACCAGCAACTGTCATTGCTCCATTTGAAGAAAAACCTCTCAATCGGATATTCTCCGGTTTCTTCCAAGTTTGTATCGTGGGATTCAAGTACAGACTGTTGTTCTTGGCTCGGTGTTACTTGCAGTAGCAACGGGCGTGTTGTTGGTCTTGACATTAGCAGCCAACACATCTCCGGTCCGATTCTAGAATTCTTTTCCAACTTTTCAAACCTGACGGTGTTGAACTTGGACAGAAACAATATCTCCGGTCCAATTCCAGAATTCTTTTCCAACTTTTCAAACCTAACGGTGTTGAAATTGGACGGAAACAATATCTCTGCTCCGGTTCCAGGGTTCTTTGCCAAGTTTTCAAAGTTGACTACCTTGAGTCTACGTGATTGTGGGTTACGTGGAACATTTCCGAAGCAGATCTTTCAG ACAAACTTTTCAGGGTTATTGCATGACTCTATTGGCAACCTCAACATGTTGTCCACACTAGACCTTTTCGAATGCAATTTCACTGGATCAATCCCAAAGTCAATCGGAAACCTAACGAAATTGGTTTATTTGGACCTGTCATCAAACATGTTTAATGGTCCAATTAGTTCTATTCACTGGGAAAACCTTATTAATCTGGTAAATCTCCGGTTGTACGACAATCAACTATTGGGGAGCATTCCGTCATCTCTGTTTTCTCTTCCCTTGTTGCAGGGCTTGCAACTTTCCAATAATAATTTCTCTGGGCAACTCCCTGAAATTTTTAACGTCTCTTCTAGTTTAGTTACTTTCATTGATTTGAGTTTCAACTATTTGGAAGGACCAGTACCCGTGTCTATCTTTAATTTTCGAGCGCTTCAAACCCTCACTCTTTCTTCAAATAATTTCAGTGCCTTTCCTTTTAATGGTCCTCATCAGCTGCCGTATCTGACGGAGATTCATCTTTCGCACAATAGCTTGCTGGTTTTATACAATGGCAGCAATTCCTCGTACTCTTCATTTCCTCGAATTGCTAATTTCAGTTTAGATTCCAACAAGTTGAGAACATTCCCAGTTTTCTTGAGAAATCAAACCTATTTAAAAAAGTTGGACCTTTCGGAAAACCAAATTGAAGGCCAGCTACCCAATTGGATATGGAAGCTTGATTCTCTTGATTACCTAGATGTTTCTTATAATGCCTTGGAAAGTCTCGAAGGTCCTTTCGTCAACTCCACATCTCCTGTGTCTAGGCTTGACCTTCATTCAAACCAGCTTAAGGGGCCAATTTCATTTGTCCCACCAAATGTCGATTATCTGGTTTACTCGGACAATCATTTCAGTTCTAGTATTCCATTATCAATATGCAATGCAAGTGGTCTTATCGTTCTTGATTTGTCCAATAATTCTCTGAGTGGTGAGATTCCTCAGTGCTTGGCTGCAATGAGCACACTCATGACACTCAATGTCAGGAAAAACAACATTACTGGAATGATTTCTAATCTTGAATTTCCTGAGTCATTAGAAGCTCTAGACCTCAGCCAAAATCAGATTGAAGGTCCATTTCCAAAGTCTCTAGCCAGGTGCAcaagtttaatatttttaaacctTGCAGAGAATCAGATAACAGACACCTTCCCATGCTTGTTGAAGAACATCTCCACCTTGATCGTTCTTGCTTTGCGGTCCAACAATTTCTATGGAGGCATTGGATGTCCAGCAGTGAAGACCAATGCCACCTGGCCGGTTCTTCAAATCCTAGACTTAGCTTACAACAATTTCAATGGTGAAGTACCAGGATTCTCTCTGACAACATGGCAAGCAATGAAGGATAGCAGAGATGTTGGTTTCCCGTCGACAGTCAGGGCTTCTAGAATCCCTTATAAAAGAAGGGAATATTCTTATCAGCATTCTAGATTCCCTTATAATGGAAGGGGATATTCTTCTAAGCGTTCTAGCATCCCTTATGAAAGAAGCGGATATTCTTCTAAGTATTCTAGAATCCGAAGCGAATATTCTTGCACGTGTGCTAAGGATACATCCCCTGATGACAAAACGGTTGTAATTACTTATGGGCCTGCTATTTCTTATGAGCCTGGTATAACGATTACAAGCAAAGGTTTAAAGACGGATCTGGCAAAGATTCTATCTGTCTTGACCTTGATTGACTTCTCATGCAACAATTTCAGTGGGTCAATTCCCAAGGAAATGGGAGCTTTGAAATCTTTATATTTTCTCAACTTGTCGAGCAACGCTTTCACAGGTGAAATCCCATCGTCATTTGGTAACATGCGACAACTCGAGTCCTTGGACCTGTCACAGAACAAGTTGAGCGGGCAAATCCCACAACAGCTGGCAAACCTTAGTTTCCTTGCAGTCCTGAATCTCTCGAATAATCAACTTGTCGGCAAGATCCCAGCTGGTACTCAAATTTCAACATTTCCAAACTACTCATTTACAGGGAACAAAGGATTATGGGGGCCTCCGCTAACGGTGGATTATAAAGCAGGACTGTTACCACCACCAACATTAAATGGAAGCCATCCAAATTCTACAGATGAGATTGATTGGGATCTTATTAGCGTCGAAATTGGATTTGTATTTGGCTTTGCAGTTGCTGTTGGGTCACTTGTGTTTTTCAAGAGATGGAGTAAATGGTATTACAGGTCTATGTATAAAATCATTGTGAGGATACTCCCTCAGCTTGAAGAAAGAATTGGTCCTCATCGAAGACATGTTCACATAAATCAGAGGTGGAGACGTTGA